A genomic region of Pseudoalteromonas piscicida contains the following coding sequences:
- a CDS encoding YhcB family protein: protein MTTVTWLGLLIIVAIAAFFLGGFVTKKQFKHDELEVQAQQAKHDLEQYRQDVSDHLASTKKLVNKMQDSYQQLLTHVEETNQLLTQDRPSHPADPFFSKETTEQLQASLQARPERRRKQDPSFEAPPSDYAEGETGLFSGQKKESEQIKAS, encoded by the coding sequence ATGACTACCGTTACTTGGCTTGGATTACTGATCATTGTTGCCATTGCTGCATTCTTTTTAGGTGGCTTTGTAACGAAAAAGCAGTTCAAACACGACGAACTGGAAGTGCAAGCACAACAAGCTAAACACGACCTTGAGCAATATCGTCAAGACGTATCAGATCACCTAGCTAGCACCAAAAAGCTAGTAAATAAAATGCAGGATAGTTATCAACAACTGCTTACCCACGTGGAAGAAACCAACCAACTACTGACACAGGATCGTCCATCTCATCCTGCGGATCCTTTTTTCTCGAAAGAAACCACAGAACAACTACAAGCTTCTCTTCAAGCGCGCCCAGAGAGAAGACGTAAGCAAGACCCAAGTTTTGAAGCTCCACCGAGTGACTATGCCGAAGGTGAAACTGGGTTATTTTCTGGTCAAAAAAAAGAAAGTGAGCAAATTAAAGCCTCTTGA
- a CDS encoding cytochrome b, translating into MSVNVDKAANTGVVGKVVDWIDARIPMTRVWNMHIAQYPAPKNFNFWYLFGSLAILVLVNQIVTGIWLTMNFVPSAEGAFASVEYIMRDVEYGWLLRYLHSTGASAFFIVVYLHMFRGMIYGSYQKPRELLWLFGMFIFLALMAEAFMGYLLPWGQMSFWGAQVIISLFGAIPVIGDDLTLWIRGDYVISGATLNRFFALHVIALPLVLVILVFLHIVALHEVGSNNPDGVEIKRKKGSVAEEDKPKFKFHEYYTDKKDIVDAIPFHPYYTVKDVLGVAGFLIFFCAIVFFAPEMNGFFLEAPNFEAANPLKTPEHIFPVWYFTPFYAILRAIPDKLIGVLAMGASIVALALLPWIDRGSVRSIRYRCGFHKLNIAQFVVTFVILGWIGATPQTDFKTLLSQITTVTYFMFFVLLFFYSKNEKTKPLPTRLTK; encoded by the coding sequence ATGTCTGTTAATGTAGATAAAGCAGCAAATACGGGCGTTGTGGGTAAAGTTGTTGATTGGATTGATGCTCGTATTCCGATGACTCGCGTCTGGAATATGCACATTGCTCAATACCCAGCGCCAAAAAACTTTAACTTCTGGTATTTGTTTGGTTCACTCGCCATTCTAGTACTGGTAAACCAGATTGTAACGGGTATCTGGCTAACCATGAACTTTGTACCTTCTGCTGAAGGTGCATTTGCATCAGTAGAATACATCATGCGTGATGTTGAATATGGTTGGTTATTGCGATACCTACACTCTACCGGCGCATCCGCATTCTTTATCGTGGTCTATCTTCACATGTTCCGCGGTATGATCTACGGTTCTTATCAAAAGCCACGTGAATTACTGTGGTTGTTCGGTATGTTTATCTTCCTAGCACTAATGGCTGAAGCTTTCATGGGCTACTTATTGCCATGGGGTCAGATGTCTTTCTGGGGTGCTCAGGTAATCATTTCATTATTCGGTGCAATCCCTGTAATTGGTGATGACCTAACGCTTTGGATCCGTGGTGACTACGTTATTTCTGGTGCAACGCTTAACCGCTTCTTTGCACTACACGTTATTGCACTACCATTAGTACTGGTTATCTTAGTATTCCTTCATATTGTCGCACTGCACGAAGTAGGCTCAAACAACCCTGACGGTGTTGAGATCAAGCGCAAGAAAGGCTCTGTAGCTGAGGAAGATAAACCTAAGTTTAAATTCCATGAATACTACACGGATAAAAAAGATATTGTGGATGCAATTCCATTCCACCCTTACTACACAGTAAAAGATGTCTTAGGTGTTGCTGGCTTCTTAATTTTCTTCTGCGCAATTGTGTTCTTTGCACCAGAAATGAATGGTTTCTTCCTTGAAGCGCCAAACTTTGAAGCTGCAAACCCGCTAAAAACGCCAGAGCACATTTTCCCAGTTTGGTACTTTACGCCATTCTACGCGATCCTTCGTGCTATTCCTGATAAGTTGATTGGTGTACTAGCAATGGGCGCTTCAATCGTAGCATTGGCACTACTGCCTTGGATTGACCGTGGTTCGGTTCGTTCAATTCGCTACCGTTGTGGTTTCCATAAGTTGAACATTGCTCAGTTTGTTGTCACATTCGTTATCCTTGGTTGGATTGGTGCAACACCACAAACTGACTTTAAAACGCTATTGTCGCAAATTACGACAGTAACTTATTTTATGTTCTTCGTGTTGCTATTCTTCTACAGTAAAAACGAGAAGACAAAGCCACTACCAACGAGGTTGACGAAATGA
- the petA gene encoding ubiquinol-cytochrome c reductase iron-sulfur subunit produces the protein MSNAPVDNSRRRFLTIATSVVGGVGAVGAAVPFIASWNPSERAKSAGAPVEVDISKLESGQLIRVEWRGKPVWIVNRTPKMLEQMKQHEDQLRDPNSEEPQQLASAQNGFRSKRPELFVAVGICTHLGCSPSFLNGSFGEKVEGTDSGFFCPCHGSKFDMAGRVFQNVPAPLNLEIPPYTFIDDTTILVGEEEGVA, from the coding sequence ATGAGCAATGCGCCTGTAGACAACAGCCGACGTCGCTTTTTAACTATCGCTACCTCTGTTGTAGGTGGCGTTGGTGCGGTTGGAGCTGCTGTTCCTTTTATTGCGTCCTGGAATCCAAGTGAGCGAGCTAAATCTGCAGGTGCGCCTGTAGAAGTAGATATCAGCAAGCTTGAGTCTGGACAACTTATTCGTGTTGAGTGGCGAGGCAAACCAGTTTGGATTGTTAATCGTACACCAAAAATGCTAGAACAAATGAAGCAACACGAAGACCAACTTCGTGATCCTAACTCTGAAGAGCCACAGCAGTTGGCATCTGCGCAGAACGGTTTCCGTTCTAAGCGACCTGAGCTTTTCGTCGCAGTTGGGATTTGTACTCACTTAGGATGTTCACCATCTTTCCTTAACGGAAGCTTTGGTGAAAAAGTAGAAGGCACTGATAGTGGTTTCTTCTGTCCTTGTCACGGTTCGAAGTTTGATATGGCGGGGCGCGTATTCCAAAACGTACCTGCACCTCTAAACTTAGAGATCCCTCCGTATACCTTTATTGACGACACTACCATTTTGGTAGGTGAAGAAGAAGGGGTTGCATAA
- a CDS encoding YraN family protein: MFKGLFSNTRSKGEHFELIAEQFLVKQGLTPVTRNYLCKYGEIDLIMQESQTLVFIEVKYRDSSHFGGAINALSKTKLQRLKRSIYNYLAQQNLHNTQLRVDFVAIQGADPPEINWIRNIF, from the coding sequence ATGTTTAAAGGACTATTTAGCAATACACGAAGTAAGGGCGAGCATTTTGAGTTGATTGCGGAGCAATTCTTGGTAAAACAAGGACTAACCCCCGTCACCAGAAACTATCTCTGTAAATACGGAGAGATAGATCTCATTATGCAAGAGTCGCAAACCTTAGTGTTTATTGAAGTAAAGTATCGCGATAGCAGCCACTTTGGTGGCGCAATTAACGCACTATCAAAAACTAAGCTTCAAAGATTAAAGCGTAGTATTTATAATTATTTAGCACAGCAAAATTTGCATAACACGCAACTTAGAGTCGACTTTGTTGCCATTCAAGGGGCCGATCCCCCTGAAATAAACTGGATTAGAAATATTTTTTAG
- a CDS encoding ClpXP protease specificity-enhancing factor, giving the protein MTSNRPYLLRAFYEWIVDNECTPHLVVNADFPSVQVPTQFVQEGQIVLNVSPSAVTNFSMDNQALSFNARFGGQPMQVYVPNGAVLAIYARENGEGTVFTPEEEIFEDEEFDLVEETDVSQSPETKPEPEKKKGSHLRVIK; this is encoded by the coding sequence ATGACGTCTAATCGTCCTTACTTACTACGCGCGTTTTACGAGTGGATTGTTGATAACGAATGTACACCGCATTTAGTGGTGAACGCAGACTTTCCCTCGGTACAGGTTCCAACACAATTTGTGCAAGAAGGGCAAATTGTGTTGAACGTAAGCCCGTCTGCTGTGACGAATTTCTCTATGGACAATCAAGCGCTGAGCTTTAACGCTCGGTTTGGTGGTCAACCGATGCAGGTATATGTGCCTAACGGTGCAGTATTGGCTATCTATGCAAGAGAAAACGGTGAAGGGACGGTATTTACACCTGAAGAAGAAATCTTTGAAGATGAAGAGTTTGATTTGGTAGAAGAGACGGACGTCTCACAATCGCCAGAGACTAAGCCAGAACCTGAAAAGAAAAAAGGTTCTCACCTTCGAGTGATAAAATAA
- a CDS encoding SIS domain-containing protein, with the protein MQESIKSIFTESIQAQIAAGEVLPKALETAAMTMAQSLINGNKIICCGAPSNHMLAHHFATILSNFYETERPCLPAIALTNEQYNLASPENGKARERFAKQIRAFAQQGDLLVAYAINGQEKAVIGAVEAALTRDMKVIALVGDDGGEITGLLGPQDVEIRIPSKRPSRIIESQLFNTHCLSELIDAILFPQDEV; encoded by the coding sequence ATGCAAGAATCTATAAAGTCTATATTTACAGAGTCAATTCAAGCGCAGATAGCGGCGGGCGAAGTATTGCCTAAAGCGCTAGAAACCGCAGCTATGACTATGGCTCAGAGCCTGATCAATGGCAATAAAATCATCTGCTGCGGCGCGCCAAGTAATCATATGTTGGCACACCACTTCGCAACCATCTTAAGCAACTTTTACGAAACCGAACGCCCGTGTCTGCCCGCGATTGCACTAACGAATGAGCAATATAATCTGGCGTCACCAGAAAATGGCAAAGCCAGAGAGCGCTTTGCCAAGCAAATACGCGCATTCGCGCAGCAAGGAGACTTGCTGGTGGCGTATGCCATAAACGGGCAAGAAAAGGCGGTTATTGGCGCAGTGGAAGCTGCCCTTACTAGAGATATGAAAGTCATCGCGTTAGTTGGCGATGATGGTGGTGAAATCACCGGCCTATTGGGCCCACAGGACGTAGAGATCCGGATCCCAAGTAAACGCCCAAGCAGGATAATCGAGTCACAACTATTCAATACTCACTGTTTAAGTGAGCTAATCGACGCAATTTTATTCCCTCAGGACGAAGTATGA
- a CDS encoding penicillin-binding protein activator, producing MQFKKIALLVAILSGLSACSTSTNVTKSAQETKTTKAVSQSDDNAASLFAKAQSKEGVAKIQLLYAARDAAILEKDWQILEQIGLAMEAKASVDHIQNKLYIALARKELSQYANALAILNTLEGRLNTPEHQAWYEYLLGSIYASQQLPKKALVEYFKAADIANEHNLAVAGLNEEIWLALQQLSSYALERFDSGSVLQRGWVTLAKYQQIYLGSSVQLDQAMNNWRRRFTNHPAVALLPKDLQGAVALEPYQVKRLAVLLPQSGASERLGTALKNGFLAATDEGAIEEVFFIDEMASESEIVTQLAEANVDFVIGPLLKSNVEKLLADTGFAAYPTLFLNARETLTPSSSEQYFFALNPEHEVEQAMKHFLAKGYKKPMLLAPANASGKRLIEYFDQGWKRYSEAAPEVGYYTNSTNMADVITDILEVDASKARTSVIKSLFRKEVKSETRSRRDIDAIYILGDAMETRLLKPYLDVNVSTFADRIPLYASSRSYSKQIDVTDKGDLEGLYFTEQPWMLPGAVEKAPLRDAYQSLWPEQADLEQRLFAMAYDATNLVPELRQLAWLSGKSFDGLTGQLSIRGGSDVVRKLSWAQYHNKQIRLVSLDEQPPLPLFMQQEKPAGDSLIR from the coding sequence GTGCAGTTTAAAAAGATAGCGCTTTTAGTTGCCATATTGTCGGGGTTATCCGCTTGTAGTACAAGCACAAATGTCACCAAATCCGCCCAAGAAACTAAAACAACTAAAGCCGTTAGCCAATCGGATGACAATGCCGCGTCGTTATTTGCAAAGGCGCAGAGTAAAGAAGGCGTTGCCAAAATCCAATTGCTATATGCTGCCAGAGACGCTGCTATCTTAGAAAAAGACTGGCAAATATTAGAGCAAATTGGTTTAGCGATGGAAGCTAAAGCCAGTGTTGATCATATTCAAAACAAATTATACATCGCACTTGCTCGCAAAGAATTGTCGCAGTATGCCAATGCGTTAGCCATCCTGAACACGCTAGAGGGTAGGCTCAACACCCCTGAACACCAAGCTTGGTATGAGTATTTACTGGGTAGTATTTATGCCTCTCAGCAACTACCAAAAAAAGCGTTGGTTGAGTACTTTAAAGCGGCTGATATTGCCAATGAACATAACTTAGCGGTGGCTGGGTTAAACGAAGAGATTTGGCTCGCGCTACAGCAGCTATCAAGTTACGCCCTAGAGCGCTTTGATTCTGGCTCTGTTTTACAGCGTGGTTGGGTGACGCTGGCTAAATATCAACAAATTTATTTGGGTTCGAGCGTCCAGCTCGACCAAGCCATGAATAATTGGCGTCGCCGTTTTACTAATCACCCTGCGGTTGCTTTGCTGCCTAAAGATTTACAAGGCGCCGTTGCGCTTGAACCTTACCAAGTTAAAAGACTTGCGGTGTTATTACCACAATCTGGTGCGAGCGAGCGACTCGGCACAGCCTTGAAAAATGGTTTTTTAGCTGCCACCGACGAAGGGGCGATTGAAGAAGTCTTCTTCATTGATGAAATGGCATCCGAGTCTGAAATCGTAACGCAACTTGCTGAGGCAAATGTCGATTTTGTCATTGGTCCATTATTAAAATCCAACGTTGAAAAACTACTCGCAGATACAGGTTTTGCGGCTTACCCCACCTTATTTTTAAATGCTCGCGAAACCCTTACGCCTAGCAGTAGTGAACAGTACTTTTTTGCGCTTAATCCTGAGCATGAAGTCGAGCAAGCAATGAAGCACTTTCTTGCTAAAGGCTATAAAAAACCCATGTTACTGGCTCCAGCGAATGCTTCTGGTAAGCGTTTAATTGAGTATTTTGATCAAGGTTGGAAACGCTACAGTGAGGCCGCACCAGAAGTGGGTTATTATACCAATAGTACCAACATGGCGGATGTCATCACGGATATTTTAGAGGTCGATGCATCCAAAGCACGCACTAGCGTCATCAAAAGTCTATTTCGCAAAGAGGTCAAAAGCGAAACACGCTCTAGACGCGACATTGATGCCATCTATATTTTAGGTGATGCAATGGAAACTAGACTGCTCAAACCTTATTTAGACGTCAATGTCAGTACATTTGCCGATAGGATCCCTTTATATGCAAGCTCTCGCAGCTATAGTAAACAAATTGATGTTACTGATAAGGGCGATTTAGAAGGACTTTATTTTACCGAGCAACCTTGGATGCTACCGGGTGCTGTTGAAAAAGCACCGCTTCGAGATGCCTATCAATCTTTATGGCCTGAGCAGGCCGACTTAGAGCAGCGCTTGTTTGCAATGGCATATGACGCCACGAATTTAGTCCCCGAGCTGCGCCAACTGGCTTGGCTCTCGGGTAAAAGTTTTGATGGCTTAACCGGCCAACTCAGCATTCGCGGTGGTAGTGATGTTGTGCGAAAGCTCAGTTGGGCACAGTATCATAATAAACAAATTCGTTTGGTGAGCTTAGATGAACAGCCTCCACTACCATTATTTATGCAACAAGAGAAACCTGCGGGAGACTCTTTGATCAGATAG
- the rpsI gene encoding 30S ribosomal protein S9 — MMANQYYGTGRRKSSSARVFLRPGTGNIVINKRSLEEFFGRETSRMVVRQPLELVEMTEKFDLYITVAGGGTTGQAGAIRHGITRALMEFDESLRPALRKAGFVTRDARKVERKKVGLKKARKKTQFSKR, encoded by the coding sequence ATCATGGCAAATCAATACTACGGTACAGGTCGTCGTAAAAGTTCAAGTGCTCGCGTATTCCTACGCCCAGGCACTGGCAACATCGTAATCAATAAGCGCTCTTTAGAAGAGTTCTTCGGTCGTGAAACTTCTCGCATGGTTGTTCGTCAGCCTCTAGAGCTAGTTGAAATGACAGAAAAGTTTGACCTATACATCACTGTTGCAGGTGGTGGTACAACTGGTCAAGCGGGTGCTATCCGTCACGGTATCACACGTGCACTAATGGAGTTTGACGAGTCTCTACGTCCAGCTCTACGTAAAGCTGGCTTTGTTACTCGCGATGCTCGTAAAGTTGAGCGTAAGAAAGTTGGTCTTAAGAAAGCACGTAAGAAGACACAGTTCTCTAAGCGTTAA
- the zapE gene encoding cell division protein ZapE, with product MTPWEKYQQDLQRDDFQYDSAQENAVKHLQRLYDDLINQPPVKPNFFSRLFGKAEPPKVKGLYFWGGVGRGKTYLVDTFYDALPTERKMRVHFHRFMHRVHAELKKLNEVKNPLESIADTFKSETDIICFDEFFVQDITDAMLLGGLMQALFARGIVLVVTSNIVPDDLYKNGLQRARFLPAIELVKANTEVVNVDSGIDYRLRTLEQAEIFHSPLDKQADENLFDYFNKLSPEPGKAGQAIEIEGRMIQTRMVSDCIVMFDFPALCETARSQVDYMEISRLYNTVILSNVKQMGQQNDDAARRFIALVDEFYERNVTLIISAAAPITELYTEGTLNFEFKRCISRLQEMQSHEYLAREHLA from the coding sequence ATGACGCCTTGGGAAAAATATCAGCAAGATCTACAACGTGATGATTTTCAATATGACAGCGCGCAAGAAAATGCCGTAAAGCATTTACAGCGATTGTATGACGACCTTATCAATCAGCCCCCGGTCAAACCAAACTTCTTCTCGCGCTTGTTTGGTAAAGCTGAGCCGCCAAAAGTGAAAGGGTTGTACTTTTGGGGTGGAGTAGGGCGCGGTAAAACTTATCTGGTTGATACCTTTTACGATGCGTTGCCGACGGAGCGTAAAATGCGGGTGCATTTTCACCGCTTTATGCATCGTGTTCACGCAGAGCTGAAAAAGCTTAATGAAGTGAAAAACCCTCTGGAAAGCATCGCTGATACGTTCAAATCTGAAACTGACATTATCTGTTTCGATGAATTTTTCGTTCAAGACATCACTGATGCCATGTTACTGGGTGGATTAATGCAGGCGCTGTTTGCGCGCGGTATCGTGTTAGTGGTCACATCGAATATTGTGCCTGATGATTTGTATAAAAATGGCTTGCAGCGTGCACGATTCTTACCCGCCATTGAATTGGTAAAAGCCAATACTGAGGTAGTTAATGTGGACTCGGGTATTGACTATCGCTTGCGCACGTTGGAACAAGCGGAAATTTTTCACAGCCCACTTGATAAACAAGCGGATGAAAACTTATTCGACTACTTTAACAAACTCTCTCCGGAGCCGGGTAAAGCCGGACAAGCGATTGAGATTGAAGGTCGAATGATCCAAACTCGAATGGTGTCAGATTGTATTGTTATGTTTGATTTCCCTGCGCTATGTGAAACCGCTCGTTCGCAAGTGGATTACATGGAGATCAGTCGCTTATATAACACAGTGATTCTATCTAATGTGAAGCAAATGGGTCAGCAAAACGATGATGCGGCAAGGCGCTTTATTGCGCTCGTCGATGAGTTTTATGAGCGTAATGTGACGCTTATCATCTCAGCTGCAGCGCCTATTACTGAACTTTATACCGAAGGTACACTGAATTTTGAGTTCAAACGCTGCATTAGCCGCTTGCAAGAAATGCAATCCCATGAATATTTAGCAAGAGAGCATTTAGCCTAA
- the sspA gene encoding stringent starvation protein SspA, whose translation MAVAANKRPVMTLFSGSNCMYSHQVRIVLAEKGVSVDIHQAEKDNLPEALHEINPYGTVPTLIDRELGLYQANIIMEYLDERFPHPPLMPVYPVMRGRSRLMMHRIETDWYSLAEKVSSGGDEAVLARKELTEALLAVAPIFNEAPYFMSEEFSLVDCYLAPLLWRLPQLGIELNGAGSKELKEYMLRLFERDSFQASLTDAEREIRS comes from the coding sequence ATGGCCGTTGCTGCCAATAAGCGCCCTGTAATGACACTTTTTTCTGGGTCAAACTGTATGTACAGTCACCAGGTACGTATTGTACTTGCTGAGAAAGGTGTAAGTGTTGATATTCATCAGGCTGAAAAGGACAACTTACCAGAAGCTCTACACGAGATTAACCCGTATGGCACTGTTCCTACGCTAATCGATCGTGAGCTTGGCTTGTACCAAGCGAATATCATTATGGAGTATCTAGACGAGCGCTTCCCGCATCCTCCTCTGATGCCTGTATATCCAGTAATGCGTGGTCGTAGTCGTTTAATGATGCACCGCATTGAAACTGACTGGTATTCACTTGCTGAAAAGGTCTCTTCGGGTGGTGATGAAGCTGTACTAGCTCGTAAAGAGTTAACTGAAGCACTATTAGCTGTAGCACCTATCTTCAATGAAGCACCTTACTTCATGAGTGAAGAGTTCAGCTTAGTTGATTGTTATTTAGCTCCACTACTTTGGCGTTTACCACAGCTTGGTATTGAGCTGAATGGTGCTGGTAGCAAAGAGCTAAAAGAATACATGCTGCGTTTATTTGAGCGTGACTCATTCCAAGCATCGCTAACGGATGCAGAGCGTGAGATCAGATCGTAA
- a CDS encoding cytochrome c1 yields MMKKLVIGLFALLPTLSMAAGPSVPLMEANNDLTDKASLQRGAKLFMNYCLGCHQMQYQRYERTFRDIGIPTEIGQETLIFDGSKVGSHIKNSMAKDDAAKWFGAAPPDLTLISRVKSPDYIYTYLKSFYKDESRPFGVNNVVFPLVGMPHVLQELQGLPTPITEEVEEHGHTVTKVVGTETDGTGEMSVDEYDQAARDLTNFLAYVGEPSRLESEALGIKVIGFLVIFFILAFFLKKEYWRDVH; encoded by the coding sequence ATGATGAAAAAGCTAGTAATCGGTTTATTCGCATTGTTGCCAACGTTATCGATGGCAGCGGGCCCATCAGTACCTTTGATGGAAGCAAACAACGACTTAACTGATAAAGCATCTTTACAGCGTGGCGCTAAGTTATTTATGAACTACTGCCTTGGCTGTCACCAAATGCAATATCAGCGTTATGAGCGTACTTTCCGTGACATCGGTATTCCAACTGAAATTGGTCAAGAAACGCTTATTTTCGATGGTTCAAAAGTAGGTAGCCATATTAAAAACTCTATGGCTAAAGATGATGCAGCAAAATGGTTTGGTGCTGCGCCACCGGACTTAACACTTATCTCTCGTGTTAAGTCTCCGGACTACATCTATACTTACTTGAAGTCATTCTATAAAGATGAGTCTCGCCCATTTGGTGTGAACAACGTTGTTTTCCCATTGGTGGGTATGCCTCACGTACTACAAGAGTTACAAGGCTTGCCAACACCGATCACTGAAGAAGTGGAAGAACACGGTCACACAGTGACTAAAGTTGTCGGCACTGAAACAGATGGTACCGGTGAGATGAGTGTTGATGAATATGACCAAGCAGCACGTGACCTGACAAACTTCTTAGCTTATGTAGGTGAGCCTTCTCGCCTAGAGTCAGAAGCTTTAGGTATTAAGGTTATTGGTTTCTTAGTTATCTTCTTCATCCTGGCATTCTTCTTGAAGAAAGAATACTGGAGAGATGTTCATTAA
- the dolP gene encoding division/outer membrane stress-associated lipid-binding lipoprotein, with translation MMMRITSLLAAILLLQGCAAAVVAGTAGAVSAANDRRTIGAQIDDNNIEIKGTLAIKEIKRLADHANITLVSVNGIVLMIGQVTNQEMKTEAERALRNVAGIKQVHNQLRISSNIGITTQTHDTWLTSKVKTKLLAADEVNGANIKVVTENAEVFLMGLVSKQEANSAVEIARNINGVKRVIKAFEYI, from the coding sequence ATGATGATGAGAATAACCTCTTTACTTGCCGCCATCTTGTTACTACAAGGGTGTGCTGCTGCGGTAGTTGCTGGTACAGCCGGTGCGGTGTCTGCTGCAAATGATAGACGCACTATCGGTGCACAAATTGACGATAACAATATCGAGATCAAAGGCACGCTTGCCATCAAAGAGATTAAGCGCCTTGCAGACCATGCCAATATCACGCTAGTGAGTGTTAATGGCATAGTATTGATGATTGGTCAAGTCACTAATCAAGAAATGAAAACGGAAGCTGAGCGTGCGCTACGGAACGTTGCTGGGATTAAGCAAGTACATAATCAGTTGAGAATAAGCTCAAACATCGGCATCACGACGCAAACACATGATACTTGGCTGACCTCTAAAGTTAAAACCAAATTACTCGCGGCCGACGAAGTCAATGGCGCAAATATTAAGGTAGTTACCGAGAATGCCGAAGTGTTCTTAATGGGCTTAGTCTCTAAACAAGAAGCAAACTCAGCGGTAGAAATCGCCAGAAATATTAATGGTGTAAAACGTGTGATTAAAGCCTTTGAGTACATCTAA
- the rplM gene encoding 50S ribosomal protein L13 produces the protein MKTFVAKPETVKRDWYVVDAEGKTLGRIATEIARRLRGKHKAEYTPHVDTGDYIIVINAEKVTVTGNKTQDKMYYAHSGYPGGLKSINFEKLQAKKPEMIIEKAVKGMLPRGPLGREMFRKLKVYAGNEHNHAAQQPQVLDI, from the coding sequence ATGAAAACGTTTGTTGCTAAACCAGAAACTGTAAAACGTGACTGGTACGTAGTTGACGCTGAAGGTAAAACTTTAGGTCGCATCGCTACTGAAATCGCTCGTCGCCTTCGCGGTAAGCACAAAGCTGAGTATACTCCACACGTTGACACTGGTGATTACATCATCGTAATCAACGCTGAGAAAGTTACTGTAACTGGTAACAAAACTCAGGACAAAATGTATTATGCTCACTCTGGTTACCCAGGTGGCCTTAAGTCTATCAACTTTGAGAAACTTCAAGCTAAAAAGCCTGAAATGATCATCGAGAAAGCGGTTAAAGGCATGTTACCTCGCGGTCCTCTAGGTCGTGAAATGTTCCGTAAACTTAAAGTTTACGCTGGTAACGAGCACAACCACGCTGCACAGCAGCCTCAGGTTCTAGACATTTAA